From Orenia marismortui DSM 5156, one genomic window encodes:
- the lysA gene encoding diaminopimelate decarboxylase, protein MKLQGNMGINEQGQLEIAGHNLVDIAEEYGSPLYILDEEEIRTNCRAYREAFEKFYPNSMTLYASKAFLSLAMARIIDQEGLGLDVVSGGELYTALKANVPADKIYFHGNNKTLEELDMALEAEINAFVVDNRYELDMLNQMAGKKDMIADILIRVTPGIEAHTHSYIQTGQTDSKFGLGIQNGLALEAIKEAKELENINLKGIHCHIGSQIFKLESFAKAVDVMLEFVEDVKEEAGVILEELNLGGGIGIPYTDAEEKPDIEEYAKIVAESITAKCEELDIPLPKVINEPGRSIIATAGSTLYTVGSIKEIPGIRKYVAVDGGMTDNIRPALYEAEYEAILVNKADQAEEELVTITGKCCESGDILIRDIQLPQAEAGDLLLISCTGAYGYSMSSNYNGITRPGVLLLSENSIDWAVKPQSYEDLIANDVVAERLK, encoded by the coding sequence ATGAAATTACAAGGAAATATGGGGATTAATGAACAAGGTCAATTAGAGATTGCAGGCCATAATCTAGTTGATATAGCAGAGGAGTATGGAAGTCCATTATATATTTTAGATGAGGAAGAGATTAGAACTAATTGTCGTGCTTATAGGGAAGCTTTTGAGAAATTTTATCCTAATTCTATGACTCTTTATGCTAGTAAGGCATTTTTAAGTTTAGCTATGGCAAGAATTATAGATCAAGAAGGATTAGGATTAGATGTTGTATCTGGTGGAGAACTATATACAGCTTTAAAGGCCAATGTTCCAGCTGATAAGATTTATTTCCATGGAAATAATAAGACTTTAGAAGAGCTGGATATGGCTTTAGAGGCAGAAATTAATGCTTTTGTAGTAGATAATAGATATGAATTAGATATGTTAAATCAGATGGCTGGGAAAAAAGATATGATAGCTGATATTCTAATTAGAGTAACACCAGGAATTGAAGCCCATACTCACAGTTATATTCAAACTGGTCAAACCGATTCTAAATTTGGTTTAGGTATTCAAAATGGTTTAGCTTTAGAAGCTATAAAAGAAGCAAAAGAGTTAGAGAACATAAATCTAAAAGGAATTCACTGTCACATAGGTTCACAAATCTTCAAGCTAGAATCCTTTGCTAAGGCTGTAGATGTAATGTTAGAGTTTGTAGAGGATGTTAAAGAAGAAGCAGGAGTTATTTTAGAAGAGTTGAATTTAGGTGGAGGAATTGGAATTCCTTATACTGATGCTGAAGAGAAGCCAGATATTGAAGAGTATGCTAAGATTGTAGCAGAATCTATTACGGCTAAGTGTGAAGAGTTGGATATTCCATTACCTAAAGTGATTAATGAACCAGGCCGTTCAATTATTGCGACAGCAGGTTCTACTTTGTATACAGTAGGTTCTATCAAAGAAATTCCAGGAATTCGTAAATATGTAGCTGTAGATGGAGGAATGACTGATAATATCAGACCTGCTTTATATGAAGCAGAGTACGAAGCAATTTTGGTAAATAAGGCAGATCAAGCAGAGGAAGAGTTAGTAACAATCACTGGTAAATGTTGTGAATCAGGAGATATCTTAATTAGAGATATTCAATTGCCTCAAGCAGAAGCAGGAGATTTATTATTAATTTCTTGTACAGGTGCTTATGGATATTCTATGAGTAGTAATTATAATGGAATTACTAGACCAGGTGTCTTGTTATTAAGTGAAAATAGTATTGATTGGGCTGTTAAGCCACAAAGTTATGAAGATTTAATTGCAAATGATGTAGTAGCAGAAAGATTGAAATAA
- a CDS encoding extracellular solute-binding protein translates to MMNFKHYLTLAILFILTFSMIGCSNNPVSNNQNSNEVVIYTSLDQIYSEPIIKEFEEKTGIKVKAVYDTEATKTVGLVNRLIAEKNNPQADVFWNSEVGRTIVLKNKGILTPYQSDNAKSIPEYFKDKAGYWTGFATRSRVLIYNTNLIDESEVPTTHQEILDPKWKGKVVMADPLFGSTATEFAAFFSSLGAEKTKSYARKLKENGVVLVDGNSVVRDKVGAGEYPIGFTDTDDANSGIENGLPIKMVFLNQEEGQRGTFVMPNTVAMIKNGPNPANARKLMDYLLSPEVELKLAKGPSMQIPLHQGIESEGTLSIDDIKAMPVDFEAIGNKLEQSSRFLQELFHQ, encoded by the coding sequence ATGATGAATTTTAAGCACTATTTAACTTTAGCAATTTTATTCATTTTGACGTTTTCTATGATCGGTTGTAGTAATAATCCAGTAAGTAATAATCAAAATAGTAATGAGGTTGTTATTTATACTTCATTGGATCAAATTTATTCAGAGCCAATTATAAAAGAATTTGAAGAAAAAACAGGTATCAAAGTAAAAGCAGTCTATGATACTGAAGCTACTAAAACTGTAGGCTTAGTTAATAGATTAATAGCTGAAAAAAATAATCCTCAAGCAGATGTCTTCTGGAACTCAGAGGTAGGTCGAACCATTGTTTTAAAGAATAAAGGGATTTTGACCCCATATCAATCAGACAATGCTAAGTCTATACCAGAATATTTTAAAGATAAAGCTGGGTATTGGACAGGTTTTGCTACTAGATCAAGGGTTTTAATTTATAATACTAATCTTATTGATGAGAGTGAAGTACCTACAACCCACCAAGAAATATTGGATCCTAAATGGAAGGGGAAAGTTGTTATGGCTGATCCCTTATTTGGAAGTACAGCAACAGAGTTTGCTGCTTTTTTTAGTAGTTTAGGAGCAGAAAAAACCAAAAGCTATGCTCGAAAATTAAAAGAAAATGGAGTTGTATTAGTAGATGGTAATTCTGTAGTTAGAGATAAGGTAGGAGCTGGAGAATATCCAATTGGCTTTACAGATACAGATGATGCTAACTCTGGTATTGAAAATGGCCTTCCTATTAAAATGGTCTTTTTAAATCAAGAAGAGGGTCAAAGAGGAACTTTTGTAATGCCTAATACAGTGGCTATGATTAAAAATGGTCCTAACCCAGCAAATGCTAGAAAGTTAATGGATTATTTATTAAGCCCTGAGGTAGAACTTAAATTAGCTAAAGGTCCTTCTATGCAAATACCGCTACATCAAGGAATAGAAAGTGAAGGCACTTTATCTATAGATGATATTAAAGCTATGCCAGTTGATTTTGAGGCTATAGGAAATAAGCTAGAGCAATCAAGTCGATTTTTACAGGAGTTGTTCCATCAATGA